Proteins from one Pontibacter korlensis genomic window:
- a CDS encoding fumarylacetoacetate hydrolase family protein: MKLIRYGELNREKPAIVIDGAFYDTSALGEDYNERFFETDGLSRLKAFVELNKEKLERIPENSRLGSPVARPSKIVCTGLNYADHAEEMEKPIPTEPIIFMKSTTALMGPNDDIIIPRNSEKTDWEVELAFVIGKKARYVEEAEAMDYVAGYCLHNDVSEREYQFERGGTWDKGKGCDTFAPIGPYLVTKDEIEDVNAMRLWLKLNGETMQDSTTANFIFKIPHLVSYMSQFITLLPGDIISTGSPAGVGYGLTPPVYLKSGDVLEMGIDGLGTSKQRVKRYEETL; encoded by the coding sequence ATGAAATTAATACGATACGGAGAACTGAACCGAGAGAAACCTGCCATTGTGATAGATGGCGCTTTTTATGACACCTCTGCTCTTGGAGAAGATTATAACGAGCGCTTTTTCGAAACAGATGGTCTTTCACGCTTGAAGGCTTTTGTTGAGTTGAATAAAGAGAAACTTGAGCGCATACCAGAGAACAGTCGCTTGGGGAGTCCCGTTGCCCGCCCTTCGAAGATTGTTTGTACCGGCCTCAATTATGCCGACCATGCCGAAGAGATGGAAAAGCCGATTCCCACAGAACCGATCATCTTCATGAAATCTACAACAGCGCTGATGGGGCCAAACGATGACATCATCATCCCTAGAAATTCAGAGAAGACAGATTGGGAGGTAGAGCTCGCTTTTGTTATCGGGAAAAAGGCAAGATATGTAGAAGAGGCCGAGGCTATGGATTATGTGGCCGGGTACTGCCTGCATAATGATGTTTCGGAGCGTGAATACCAATTTGAGCGCGGCGGCACCTGGGACAAAGGCAAAGGCTGTGATACTTTCGCTCCAATAGGGCCCTACCTCGTTACTAAAGATGAAATTGAAGATGTAAATGCCATGCGCCTTTGGCTGAAGCTAAACGGCGAGACAATGCAGGACAGCACTACCGCCAATTTTATCTTTAAAATACCGCACCTTGTTTCGTATATGAGCCAATTCATCACGTTGCTCCCAGGAGATATAATCTCTACCGGTTCTCCAGCTGGGGTAGGATATGGTTTAACCCCACCAGTTTATTTAAAATCGGGAGATGTGCTGGAGATGGGAATAGATGGCTTGGGGACATCAAAACAGAGGGTAAAGCGTTATGAGGAGACTTTATAG